The following nucleotide sequence is from Paenibacillus andongensis.
TGGTGTTGATGATGGCGCACAATTGCGTGTCTCCGGCGAAGGTGAAGGCGGAACTCGCGGAGGCCCTGCGGGCGACCTTTACGTCGTTATTCGTGTGAAAACACACGAATTCTTCGAACGTGAAGGCAATGACGTTTACTGTGAAGTTCCATTAACCTTCATGCAGGCAGCGTTAGGTGATGAGATCGAGATTCCAACGTTAACTGAAAAGGTTAAACTCAAAATTCCTGCAGGTACGCAGACCGATACGTATTTCCGCTTAAAAGGTAAAGGAGTTCCTCACCTTCGCGGATTCGGTCAAGGGGATCAGCACGTGAAAGTGATCGTGATGACGCCGACGAACCTGAGCGAAGAACAAAAAGATTTGCTCCGTCAATTCGGTAAACAAAGCGGCGAGAATACGCACGAGCAGAATCAGTCCATTTTCGAGCGTATGAAAAGAGCTTTCTTAGGCGATTAGTATTTTAAAAGAATATGGAAACACTCCACTGGGAGATTTTAGCAGATCACAATCTGTTAAAAGCATCTGGTGGAGTGTTTTTATTTTGTGTTGTTTTGTTAACATTTAGCAAATAATTAATTGAATATTTTACATAGCGCAGATGTTTCTATAACCTCCTCTTAATCTCTAATTCTTATACTAGGTTAGGTGAGATACTATTTTTGGAGGGAATACAACTTGAAAAAAAGTCTAAAACAAATCATGGGTTCCGGTTTAAGCATTTCTTTATTGGCAGTAAGCGTAGCGGGGGCGGCATCGGCTGCTGATACTACAACTACAACGCCTGCAACACCTACGACAACGGCGCAATCCAAGAATTTGATTGTCCTTATCGGCGACGGCATGGGTCCGGCAGAAGTAACGGCAGCAAGGTATTACTCCAAAAAGTTTTTAAATAAAGATCGTTTAGAGCTGGATGGCGGTTATTATGTGGGGAAAGCAACGACTTATTCGCAAGCAGGCCCTTACACATCAGAATCCGGAGCGGTAACTGACTCAGCAGCTGCAGGAACTGCCTTCTCGACAGGAAATAAAACGTACAATAATGCGATCAGCGTGTCAAACGGTGATGTTGCGAAGCCATTTGGTTCAGTTGTTGAAGCAGCTATTAAGCAAGGGAAAGCAACTGGTTTAGTAACAACAGATAGTATTGTTGGAGCAACACCAGCTGTGTGGGCTTCCCACGTTCGTCAACGCAGCAATCAAAATGCCATTGCTTCCCAGTACCTGACTAGCGGTGTGAATGTATTCTTTGGTGGTGGTAAAACAAACTTCATTACGAAGGATGAGAAAGGTAAGCGTACCGACAAAAACATCATTCCTGAGTTTGAAGCGAAAGGCTATAAAACAGCTTATGATAAAGCTGGATTAGATGCAATTCCTGCAACTGCTGGTAATGCTCTTGGACTTTTTGCACTTAATGAAATTCCTTATGTGCTTGATCGTGATGATAAAACGCCTAACTTGCCACAATTGACTCAAAAAGCACTCGATATTTTATCCCAAAATAAAAATGGTTTCGTGCTGATGGTAGAACAAGGCCGTATCGATCATGCTGGTCATGCGAATGATCTTCCTGCCAATATTCAAGAGACGCTCGAGCTTGACGCTACTTTCAAAACATTAGTTGATTTCGCAAAAAAAGACGGCAATACATCCGTTGTTGTAACGGCTGACCATGAAACAGGTGGTTTGTCCCTTGCTAGAGACAACGTTTATGAACTGAATGTGGATCTATTTAATAAAGAAAAACATTCCTATGAGTATTTGGACGCGATTTTGAAAACAGCACAAACGGCTGAAGATGTTCGTAAAATTGTTGCGGATAACATAGGTTTCATGGATTTGTCCGATGACGAAGTTGCCCTTATTCTTAAAGGCGACGGTTCATCTTACGGTCGCGGCGGCGGTTACAACGCAGTTGTTTCCAAACGTCTGGCTGTTGGCTGGACAGGGCATGGCCATACTGGTGTTGACGTAGGCGTATGGGCTTACGGTCCGATCGCTTCCCTTGTAAAAGGCGATATCGATAACACGGACGTTGCCAAAAGTGGCGCTAAAGTGATTGGTGCTGATCTGACTGCAGCGACGAAAGAACTGCAAGATAAATATTTATACCCGCTTTTCAAAGTAACTCGTGATAATAAAACATTGTTTACAGCAAGATCCCTTGCTGAATCATTAGACATCAAAGTAACTTGGGACGAGAAAACGAAAACGGTTGTTCTTGCTAAAGATAGTCAGCAAATATCGGTTCTAGTTGAAACTGGCGCCATTACCGAAAATGGTGCAGCAAGCGCATTGGTAGGCAATGTGGACAATGGTAAGTTGTATCTGCCTTTAGAAGCATTCAATAAGTTGACAGGCAAAAGCTTTACATGGGATTCCGCTAGCGAGCGAATTTTGAAAAACTAGCAGATCAGGTAAAAGAATGGACAGGGGATAACACTACCCTTGTCCTCTTTTCCTATTTTAGACCAATGGAACTTGGAGGACAGTTATGATCGAGATAAAGGGGATATCTAAGTCTTTTACAATTCACGGAAAAAGCTTGCCCATTTTGAGTGTTTCTAAGTGGCAGGTCCAGCAAGGGGATAGATTAGCTCTACTAGGGCCAAGTGGAAGTGGGAAAAGCACGCTGCTGCATTTGCTCAGCGGTGTGATGCAGCCTGATCAAGGTGAAATTTGGGTAAGCGGTCTGCCGCTCCATACGTATTCGGAAAGCAAACGAGATCGTTATAGAGCCGATCATGTAGGCTACATTTTTCAAGATTTTCACTTGATTTCATCTTTAACTGCCAAACAAAATGTGGAACTTATTGTTCCACAAGACTGGACGAAGAAGCAGACCAAAGATCAGGTAGACTATTGGTTTGAACGAGTCGGACTGAAGGATCGTCAGCATCATCTGCCTTCCGAACTCTCTCGCGGTCAGCAGCAAAGGGCTGCGATAATACGCGCCATCATAGCGAAGCCGCAGCTTATATTGGCTGATGAGCCTACAGGCAGCCTGGATTGGGAAACTGCGGGAGATATCATGTCCCTGCTGCTGGATATATGTGAAGCGGAAAAGCTGACATTGTTGACCGTCACGCATGATTTGCATTTAGCAGATATGTATCCTACACGGGTTCATATTCAGGATATCAATGAACTTCCGAGGAGAGAAGCGGTATGAAATTAATCACCTTATTGTGGCATAATGTTCTTCACCGCAAAACGCTTTCTCTTCTCACGATTTTCTCCGTTGCTGTGACGGTCGCTCTTGTTGTCTTCCTACTTCTTTGTAGTAATGGGATTGAACAAGGCGCGGAGAAAGGATATGGTCCTTTTGAAGTGACGATTGGCGCAAAGGGAAGTGCCTCTCAGCTGGCTCTGAACACGTATTATCATATCGGCGCTCCGACAGGCAATGTTCCATATAAGCTGCTGGAAGATGTGCGCAAAGATGAGTTTGTTGATCGTGCTTACGCAATGACGACTGGTGATAACTATAACGGTTTTCCGATTGTCGGAATGGAACCCGAATATTTCGTCACTCGCTATGGGGCCGATAAGCAAATGGCACAAGGGAAATTATACGATAAGCTTGGCGATACCATAGTTGGTGCAAATGTAGCTAATTCGCTAGGGCTTCATGTTGGAGATAAGTTTCAAGGCGCACATGGACTGGTTCAAGGTACTGATGACGATGAGGACGGGGATGCAGCGGATGAACATGATCACCATCACAGTTTCACCTACACCGTTGTGGGCATTTTGCCTCCTCTGATGACTTCAGATGATCGAGCTGTCTTCACAACACTTGATTATGCATGGGCTGTTCACGAGAGTCAGCAAGGGGATAACAAGGAAGTTACAACGATTTTGGTCAAACCAAAGTCACTGTTGGGTGCGCAGTCGATTAAAACGAAGTTCGGTCAAATTAGCAATGTTCAGGCGATCTATACAAGTAAAGCAGTTGCTGATGTCGTGAATGTTGTAGATAAAGGAACACAAGCGCTGAGTGTTGTAACTGTTATTTGCATTTTGCTTGCCGCAGGTTCAATTTTGCTCTCTTTGATTGCCGCTGTAAATGAGCGTAAAAAAGATGTTGGTTTACTACGTCTCATTGGAAAATCAAAGAGATTCATTTGGGTTTCTCTGATCGGTGAAGGAATTCTCTTGACCCTCATTGGACTGATATGCGGTATATTGGTAGGTCATGCCGGAGGATATTTAAGCCGCGAAGCTGTATTCGAATACTCAGGCTTACAAATTCAAACATGGCATTTCATGCCGGGGGAAGGTCTACTCGTCGTGGGAACTTTGTTGATCGGTGTTTTAGCGTCCGTAGGACCCGCAATTCAAGCTTATCGCGTGGACCCTTTACAATTATTTAAGTCTTGAGGTGGTCAGTATGAAAATAAGGCAATTTATCATAGGACTCAGCATATTTGCAATAGTCTTATCAGGCTGTGGTCAAAAGAAAACGGAGCCAGCAGGTCAGTCATTCGGCAATGCGTCCCAAATAACGACCTCATCTGCCGGCCCATCTAACAGTCCGAGTCCCCAGGAAACTCCGGCCGTCAGTAAACCTGCTGTTT
It contains:
- a CDS encoding alkaline phosphatase, coding for MKKSLKQIMGSGLSISLLAVSVAGAASAADTTTTTPATPTTTAQSKNLIVLIGDGMGPAEVTAARYYSKKFLNKDRLELDGGYYVGKATTYSQAGPYTSESGAVTDSAAAGTAFSTGNKTYNNAISVSNGDVAKPFGSVVEAAIKQGKATGLVTTDSIVGATPAVWASHVRQRSNQNAIASQYLTSGVNVFFGGGKTNFITKDEKGKRTDKNIIPEFEAKGYKTAYDKAGLDAIPATAGNALGLFALNEIPYVLDRDDKTPNLPQLTQKALDILSQNKNGFVLMVEQGRIDHAGHANDLPANIQETLELDATFKTLVDFAKKDGNTSVVVTADHETGGLSLARDNVYELNVDLFNKEKHSYEYLDAILKTAQTAEDVRKIVADNIGFMDLSDDEVALILKGDGSSYGRGGGYNAVVSKRLAVGWTGHGHTGVDVGVWAYGPIASLVKGDIDNTDVAKSGAKVIGADLTAATKELQDKYLYPLFKVTRDNKTLFTARSLAESLDIKVTWDEKTKTVVLAKDSQQISVLVETGAITENGAASALVGNVDNGKLYLPLEAFNKLTGKSFTWDSASERILKN
- a CDS encoding ABC transporter ATP-binding protein, with protein sequence MIEIKGISKSFTIHGKSLPILSVSKWQVQQGDRLALLGPSGSGKSTLLHLLSGVMQPDQGEIWVSGLPLHTYSESKRDRYRADHVGYIFQDFHLISSLTAKQNVELIVPQDWTKKQTKDQVDYWFERVGLKDRQHHLPSELSRGQQQRAAIIRAIIAKPQLILADEPTGSLDWETAGDIMSLLLDICEAEKLTLLTVTHDLHLADMYPTRVHIQDINELPRREAV
- a CDS encoding ABC transporter permease, with amino-acid sequence MKLITLLWHNVLHRKTLSLLTIFSVAVTVALVVFLLLCSNGIEQGAEKGYGPFEVTIGAKGSASQLALNTYYHIGAPTGNVPYKLLEDVRKDEFVDRAYAMTTGDNYNGFPIVGMEPEYFVTRYGADKQMAQGKLYDKLGDTIVGANVANSLGLHVGDKFQGAHGLVQGTDDDEDGDAADEHDHHHSFTYTVVGILPPLMTSDDRAVFTTLDYAWAVHESQQGDNKEVTTILVKPKSLLGAQSIKTKFGQISNVQAIYTSKAVADVVNVVDKGTQALSVVTVICILLAAGSILLSLIAAVNERKKDVGLLRLIGKSKRFIWVSLIGEGILLTLIGLICGILVGHAGGYLSREAVFEYSGLQIQTWHFMPGEGLLVVGTLLIGVLASVGPAIQAYRVDPLQLFKS